A window of the Diceros bicornis minor isolate mBicDic1 chromosome 30, mDicBic1.mat.cur, whole genome shotgun sequence genome harbors these coding sequences:
- the LOC131394455 gene encoding olfactory receptor 7G1-like, whose amino-acid sequence MGPRNQTDVSEFLLLRLTEDQELETILFSLFLSMYFVTVLGNLLIVLAVISDSHLHTPMYFFLSNLSFTDICLSTTMVPKILANTQAQNQSITYAGCLSQICFVLTFVLWENFLLAVMAYDRYVAICHPLRYRVIMNPRLCGLLILLSLFISIVDALLHSLMVLRLSFCNELEIPLFFCQVVQLIKLACSDTLINNILIYFAASIFGGVPLSGIVFSYIQIVSSILRMSSSGGKYKAFSTCGSHLSVVTLFYGTAFGVYISSAVTNSSRKMAVASMMYTVVTPVMNPFIYSLRNRDMKGALRRLIGRTPSFL is encoded by the coding sequence ATGGGACCCAGAAACCAAACAGATGTTTCAGAATTTCTTCTCTTGAGACTGACAGAGGATCAAGAGCTGGAGACCATACTCTTCAGCCTGTTCCTGTCCATGTACTTCGTCACCGTCCTGGGAAACCTGCTCATTGTCCTGGCTGTCATCTCTgactcccacctccacacacccatgtatttctttctctccaaTCTCTCCTTTACTGACATCTGTTTAAGCACAACCATGGTCCCGAAGATCCTGGCAAACACCCAAGCACAGAATCAGAGCATCACTTATGCAGGCTGCCTCAGCCAGATCTGCTTTGTCCTGACTTTTGTTCTTTGGGAAAATTTTCTCCTTGCAGTAATGGCCtatgatcgctatgtggccatTTGTCACCCTCTGAGGTACAGAGTTATCATGAATCCCCGACTCTGTGGACTGCTGATTCTACTCTCACTGTTCATTAGCATTGTGGATGCCCTGCTCCACAGTCTGATGGTGTTGCGACTGTCCTTCTGCAATGAACTGGAAATCCCACTCTTCTTTTGTCAAGTTGTTCAGCTCATCAAGCTTGCATGTTCTGATACCCTCATCAATAACATCCTGATATATTTTGCAGCTAGCATATTTGGTGGTGTTCCTCTTTCTGGAATAGTTTTCTCTTATATTCAAATTGTTTCCTCTATTTTGAGAATGTCATCTTCAGGCGGAAAGTATAAAGCTTTTTCCACTTGTGGGTCTCACCTCTCAGTTGTTACCTTGTTCTATGGGACAGCTTTTGGAGTGTACATTAGTTCTGCAGTGACAAACTCTTCCAGGAAAATGGCAGTGGCTTCAATGATGTACACGGTAGTTACTCCTGTGATGAATCCCttcatctacagcctgaggaacagGGACATGAAGGGAGCCTTGAGGAGGCTCATTGGTAGGACACCTTCTTTTCTGTGA